A single genomic interval of Alistipes provencensis harbors:
- a CDS encoding DUF4832 domain-containing protein, which yields MNFTKKIFARFNAVSCGGIVVAALSVCVAAGCSKESGPDDSGTPGSNQTVKLVPDRTSVIRNPLSGWVMYLGRSWDENFWTTAGYDNMQTSDGSTVRVSDYSTTAYLRTSWASLEPNEGEYVWRDKSSRYSRMLQSCLDRGLKLALRIVFDGRDQGQNTPMYVINAGAKYYEASNIKTPYMDDPVFQEKYAKFIEELAKDFNDPDKVDFIDAFSPGKWGEAHAVLYQDNKNKAAAFDWMTSLHARCFTKVPIFINYHRMIADSNQNSWSDVVPSDTEGLLLSAIEKGYSIRHDAFGMTDYYKAWEKGFASSWNFKRPVLMEGGWITDGTHRYWIDGSGNYREGHPEDVRKGEYDLSAEARVNMMDFRVNNEVKTWFGTAFNLVRDFVQKGGYRLYPDMVSVPSEAGAGARVSVSHRWVNLGWGYCPNNIPQWNYKYRVAFALLDGNGAVKQLFVDKDSDPAEWINGTPTSYKFEFPLTGVAAGTYTWAVGIVDTTRENAIGINLALRADQLTDGGWAKLTTLTVR from the coding sequence ATGAACTTTACGAAAAAAATCTTCGCTCGCTTCAATGCCGTTTCCTGCGGCGGTATCGTCGTTGCCGCGCTGTCGGTATGCGTCGCCGCCGGTTGTTCGAAAGAGTCGGGCCCGGACGACTCGGGGACCCCGGGGTCGAACCAGACCGTAAAGCTGGTCCCCGACCGCACGTCGGTCATCCGCAATCCGCTCTCGGGTTGGGTGATGTATCTGGGCCGCAGTTGGGACGAGAATTTCTGGACGACGGCCGGTTACGACAACATGCAGACCTCGGACGGTTCGACCGTCAGGGTTTCGGACTATTCGACGACGGCCTATCTGCGCACGAGCTGGGCGTCGCTGGAGCCCAACGAGGGCGAGTATGTGTGGCGCGACAAGAGTTCGCGCTATTCGCGGATGCTGCAAAGCTGTCTCGACCGCGGTCTGAAACTGGCCCTGCGCATCGTCTTCGACGGCCGCGATCAGGGGCAGAACACCCCGATGTACGTCATAAATGCGGGCGCGAAATACTATGAGGCGAGCAATATCAAGACTCCCTATATGGACGACCCCGTCTTTCAGGAGAAATACGCCAAGTTCATCGAGGAGCTGGCCAAGGATTTCAACGATCCCGACAAGGTCGATTTCATCGACGCTTTCAGCCCGGGCAAGTGGGGCGAGGCGCATGCCGTGCTCTATCAGGACAACAAGAACAAGGCGGCGGCTTTCGACTGGATGACCTCGCTCCATGCGCGCTGTTTCACGAAGGTACCTATATTTATAAACTATCACCGCATGATCGCCGACTCCAACCAGAACAGTTGGAGCGACGTGGTCCCCTCCGACACCGAAGGGCTGCTGCTGAGCGCCATCGAGAAGGGTTACAGCATCCGTCACGACGCCTTCGGCATGACCGACTATTACAAGGCGTGGGAAAAGGGTTTCGCATCGTCGTGGAATTTCAAGCGTCCGGTGCTCATGGAGGGCGGCTGGATCACCGACGGCACGCACCGCTACTGGATCGACGGCTCGGGCAACTACCGCGAAGGACATCCCGAGGATGTGCGCAAGGGTGAGTATGACCTCAGCGCCGAGGCACGGGTCAACATGATGGACTTCCGGGTCAACAACGAGGTCAAGACCTGGTTCGGGACCGCGTTCAATCTGGTCCGGGATTTCGTGCAGAAGGGCGGCTACCGCCTCTATCCCGACATGGTGTCCGTCCCCTCCGAGGCCGGTGCCGGCGCACGCGTCAGCGTGTCGCACCGCTGGGTGAATCTGGGATGGGGCTACTGTCCGAACAACATTCCGCAGTGGAACTACAAATACAGGGTCGCCTTCGCGCTTCTCGACGGGAACGGCGCGGTAAAACAACTGTTCGTGGACAAGGATTCCGACCCTGCGGAGTGGATCAACGGTACGCCGACGTCGTACAAGTTCGAATTCCCGCTGACGGGCGTCGCCGCCGGAACGTACACTTGGGCCGTGGGCATCGTGGACACGACCAGAGAGAACGCGATAGGCATCAATCTGGCGTTGCGGGCCGATCAGTTGACGGACGGCGGCTGGGCCAAACTGACGACGCTGACCGTGCGTTGA
- a CDS encoding hybrid sensor histidine kinase/response regulator transcription factor, with translation MTASKITLRSVAGGLLILFACFAQEGRSQITSPDFQQFNDSFDPVFAVTSDRNGYIWAGTTHGLTRYDSHRSVTYTHESNNPASLCHNTVNTLLRVEDGNGGVLAGTNRGLCLYDPEHDNFKHLDACGTRHIRALLQHNDSLWVGSSSGLMLLTGYGEGLEKVRAEEVVSERHIACCCEADGALYFGSYNKIYQRTADGSVREIDIPFFDRWHSNLICDITSAGDGKGTLLLGTEYGLVRFNPATLETSIEFRDIPVRCFMRCSDGSLWMGTDKGIYISGADGQRRHIMHESGNAASISDNVVSRIHEDDRGNIWVATDHGICMTMQSGFYSFVRLKSITRSDEGLAIRAMCRDREGALWLGGKNGLIRVGRDATTWFKSDGGPADRKISHNKIRSLYADDKGVWIASDGGLDRYEYATGRFRQFTVTEPTGRYNSSWMYGICEDNRGRLWISTYEGGVFVVDKKRLLATPGRSYCADMHFSTDNRGFPSNITSKITISNDRCFVATDEGTVSIDTGTGEIRPVALPKGVRAQALDSYGDKVFIGTNTGLYVWHEDSIREIPGPRLPIWVVTAGEERVWTISDAIMSAYDTRMRGGEIVSHKIGYNPLLSCLVDGDKVYAGTTDGYNVISGNDFSLSRESLRTRITGLNINNHRIGVGEPLGRDVLLTKNIDVTERLVLPHNRNSFTLEFSDFDFSLSEHRYAYRLKGLNDDWQITENGSNHATFINLPTGSYLFEVGAIMSDGQIQSNTASLRVDIRPQWYAGPIAWLVYTLLATVLLVAVATTVRTRRQLAFEHEERDKALKMVKMKSDFLANLAHEFKTPLSIILGHVGKLISTEANNFHSQELVSMQRNAEKMHLLIDKMVTDNETDNGALFIPSATSIVDLTRKVYDDFSPAFTDKGINTRFYCDNIRYIFMLDRVKIESALNNLLSNALKFTPAGGSVLVSVTVGKETDDLIYADITIEDTGIGILKEELPYVFNQYYRAASNQDRNIHGSGIGLYLVKTIAEMHKGSVSVSSVPGKGSRFTLRLSTMKADSFIMQDDNQSEDFSLHSLSKVWNHERKPIILLVEDNRDIRDFITASLGDDYTFVCAENGKEGLALLAGNKIDLVITDIMMPVMDGLQMSRRIRRSLATTFLPIIILTGRHDRTTELDAYEFADAFISKPFSLKYLNSRIILLLIKHEQYLEKIRQEQMMTLKVEEVRNPDEVFMQEITDIINAHIDDPEFTAAGLVELSHYSSKQIYRRIKQLNGMGVVEYIREVRLRKAALYLKQDKLTVTEVMYMVGFTTPSYFGKCFKARFGVTPSEYASSAQ, from the coding sequence ATGACAGCGAGCAAGATAACCCTGAGATCGGTCGCCGGGGGACTGCTGATCCTCTTCGCATGCTTCGCGCAGGAGGGCCGTTCCCAAATCACAAGCCCCGATTTCCAGCAGTTCAACGACAGTTTCGATCCGGTCTTCGCCGTCACGTCGGACCGGAACGGTTACATCTGGGCCGGCACGACGCACGGCCTGACGCGCTACGATTCGCACCGCTCGGTGACCTACACCCACGAGAGCAACAACCCCGCTTCGCTCTGCCACAACACGGTCAACACGCTCCTGCGCGTCGAGGACGGCAACGGCGGAGTGCTCGCCGGCACCAACCGCGGACTGTGCCTCTACGACCCCGAGCACGACAATTTCAAACACCTCGATGCCTGCGGAACGCGGCACATCCGCGCCCTGCTCCAGCACAACGACTCGCTGTGGGTCGGCTCCTCCTCGGGACTGATGCTGCTCACGGGGTACGGGGAGGGCCTCGAAAAAGTCCGTGCCGAGGAGGTCGTCAGCGAGCGGCACATCGCCTGCTGCTGCGAGGCCGACGGAGCGCTCTATTTCGGGTCGTACAACAAAATCTACCAGCGCACGGCCGACGGCAGCGTGCGCGAGATCGACATCCCGTTCTTCGACCGCTGGCACAGCAACCTCATCTGCGACATCACCTCGGCCGGGGACGGCAAGGGCACCCTGCTGCTCGGCACCGAATACGGACTGGTGCGGTTCAACCCCGCGACGCTGGAAACGTCCATCGAATTCAGGGATATCCCCGTGCGCTGCTTCATGCGCTGCAGCGACGGCAGCCTGTGGATGGGAACCGACAAAGGCATCTACATCTCCGGTGCCGACGGCCAGCGGCGGCACATCATGCACGAGTCGGGCAACGCGGCCTCGATCTCGGACAACGTCGTCTCGCGCATCCACGAGGACGACCGCGGCAACATCTGGGTCGCCACCGACCACGGCATCTGCATGACCATGCAGAGCGGTTTTTACAGCTTCGTCCGGCTGAAATCCATCACCCGCAGCGACGAGGGCCTCGCCATCAGGGCCATGTGCAGGGACCGCGAGGGCGCGCTCTGGCTGGGCGGCAAGAACGGGCTCATCCGGGTCGGACGGGACGCCACGACGTGGTTCAAATCCGACGGCGGCCCCGCCGACCGGAAGATCTCGCACAACAAGATCCGGAGCCTCTATGCCGACGACAAAGGGGTGTGGATCGCCTCCGACGGCGGACTGGACCGGTACGAATACGCCACGGGACGGTTCCGCCAGTTCACGGTCACGGAACCCACGGGACGCTACAACTCGTCGTGGATGTACGGCATCTGCGAGGACAACCGGGGCCGGCTGTGGATCAGCACCTACGAGGGAGGCGTCTTCGTCGTCGACAAGAAACGGCTGCTGGCCACCCCCGGACGGAGCTACTGCGCCGACATGCATTTCAGCACCGACAACCGGGGGTTCCCCAGCAACATCACCTCGAAAATCACCATCAGCAACGACCGCTGTTTCGTAGCCACCGACGAGGGCACGGTATCGATCGACACCGGGACGGGCGAGATCCGCCCCGTCGCCCTGCCCAAGGGCGTGCGCGCTCAGGCCCTCGACAGCTACGGCGACAAGGTCTTCATCGGGACCAACACGGGACTTTACGTCTGGCACGAGGACTCCATCCGCGAGATTCCCGGGCCGCGGCTGCCCATCTGGGTCGTGACGGCCGGCGAAGAGCGTGTCTGGACCATCAGCGACGCCATCATGTCGGCTTATGACACCCGGATGAGGGGGGGGGAAATTGTCAGTCACAAAATAGGCTATAATCCGCTGCTCAGTTGCCTTGTCGACGGCGACAAGGTCTACGCCGGCACGACCGACGGCTACAACGTGATCTCGGGCAACGACTTCTCGCTGAGCAGGGAGTCGCTCAGGACCCGCATCACGGGACTGAACATCAACAACCACCGCATCGGCGTCGGCGAGCCGCTCGGCCGGGACGTGCTGCTGACGAAGAACATCGACGTCACCGAGCGGCTGGTGCTTCCCCACAACCGCAACTCGTTCACGCTGGAGTTCTCCGACTTCGATTTCTCGCTCTCGGAACACCGCTATGCCTACCGTCTCAAGGGGCTGAACGACGACTGGCAGATCACCGAGAACGGCAGTAACCACGCCACGTTCATCAACCTGCCGACGGGCTCTTATCTCTTCGAGGTCGGGGCGATCATGTCCGACGGGCAGATCCAGAGCAACACGGCCTCGCTGCGGGTCGACATCCGTCCGCAGTGGTATGCCGGTCCGATCGCGTGGCTGGTCTACACGCTGCTGGCCACGGTGCTGCTCGTGGCGGTGGCCACGACCGTCCGCACCCGCCGGCAGCTCGCCTTCGAACACGAAGAGCGCGACAAGGCGCTGAAGATGGTCAAGATGAAATCCGATTTTCTGGCCAATCTGGCCCACGAGTTCAAAACCCCGCTCAGCATCATTCTGGGGCACGTCGGCAAACTCATTTCGACCGAGGCGAACAATTTCCACAGTCAGGAACTGGTGTCGATGCAGCGCAACGCCGAGAAAATGCACCTGCTGATCGACAAGATGGTCACCGACAACGAAACCGACAACGGCGCGCTGTTCATCCCGTCGGCCACATCGATCGTCGACCTCACGCGCAAGGTTTACGACGATTTCTCGCCGGCGTTCACCGACAAGGGCATCAACACGCGCTTCTACTGCGACAACATCCGCTACATCTTCATGCTCGACCGCGTGAAGATCGAGTCGGCGCTGAACAACCTGCTGTCAAACGCCCTGAAATTCACCCCTGCGGGCGGCAGCGTGCTGGTCAGCGTCACCGTCGGCAAGGAGACCGACGACCTGATCTACGCCGACATCACCATCGAGGACACCGGCATCGGCATCCTCAAGGAGGAGCTCCCCTATGTCTTCAACCAGTATTACCGCGCCGCCTCGAATCAGGACCGGAACATCCACGGCTCGGGCATCGGGCTCTATCTGGTGAAGACCATCGCCGAGATGCACAAGGGCTCGGTGAGCGTCTCCTCCGTCCCGGGCAAGGGCAGCCGCTTCACGCTGCGGCTTTCGACCATGAAGGCCGACTCGTTCATCATGCAGGACGATAACCAGAGCGAGGATTTCTCGCTCCACAGCCTTTCGAAGGTGTGGAACCACGAGCGCAAACCCATCATCCTGCTGGTCGAGGACAACCGGGACATCCGGGACTTCATCACGGCGTCGCTGGGCGACGACTACACGTTCGTCTGCGCCGAGAACGGCAAGGAGGGGCTCGCGCTGCTGGCCGGGAACAAGATCGACCTCGTCATCACCGACATCATGATGCCCGTGATGGACGGACTTCAGATGAGCCGCAGAATCCGCCGCTCGCTGGCGACGACCTTCCTGCCGATCATCATCCTGACGGGCAGACACGACCGCACGACCGAACTCGACGCCTACGAATTCGCCGACGCTTTCATTTCCAAGCCCTTCAGCCTGAAATACCTCAACAGCCGCATCATCCTGCTGCTCATCAAGCACGAACAGTACCTCGAAAAGATCCGTCAGGAGCAGATGATGACCCTCAAGGTCGAGGAGGTGCGCAATCCCGACGAGGTGTTCATGCAGGAGATCACCGACATCATCAACGCCCACATCGACGATCCCGAATTCACGGCTGCCGGGCTCGTCGAACTGAGCCACTATTCGTCGAAACAGATATACCGCCGGATCAAGCAACTGAACGGCATGGGCGTCGTCGAATACATCCGCGAGGTGCGGCTGCGCAAGGCCGCCCTCTACCTCAAGCAGGACAAACTCACGGTCACCGAGGTGATGTACATGGTCGGCTTCACCACGCCCTCCTATTTCGGCAAATGCTTCAAGGCCCGCTTCGGGGTCACGCCGTCGGAGTACGCCTCCTCGGCACAATAA